Proteins encoded by one window of Bacillus sp. DTU_2020_1000418_1_SI_GHA_SEK_038:
- the mnmG gene encoding tRNA uridine-5-carboxymethylaminomethyl(34) synthesis enzyme MnmG encodes MPYEAGTYDVIVVGAGHAGCEAGLASARIGAKTLVVTINLDMVAFMPCNPSIGGPAKGTVVREIDALGGEMAKNLDKTYIQMRMLNTGKGPAVRALRAQADKFAYQHEMKKTLESEPNLTLIQGMVEQLIVEDGVCKGVITQTGAVYHSKTVIITTGTFLRGEIILGELKYSSGPNNQQPSIKLSEHLEEIGFELERFKTGTPPRVNSNTIDYSKTEIQPGDDTPLAFSYETTKYITDQLPCWLTYTSERTHQIIEANLHRSPMYSGMIQGKGPRYCPSIEDKIVRFNDKPRHQIFLEPEGRNTQEVYVQGLSTSLPEEVQHDLIRSVPGLENAKMMRAGYAIEYDSVRPTQLWPTLETKRVKNLYTAGQINGTSGYEEAGAQGLLAGINAAMNVFGKEEIILSRSDAYIGVMIDDLITKGTQEPYRLLTSRAEYRLLLRHDNADLRLTEIGHSVGLISEERYQKFLAKKQAIENEIERLKGIILKPSKEVQEIIKSLGGSELKDGIRASDLLKRPEMSYEHIWQLAPGEEKLDHEVEEQVEIQIKYEGYIDKSLQQVERLKKMEDKRIPENIDYDAINGLAKEAKHNLKEVMPLSIAQASRISGVNPADISILLIYIEQGRIAKVTNE; translated from the coding sequence ATGCCATATGAAGCTGGAACATACGATGTCATTGTGGTCGGGGCTGGTCATGCAGGCTGTGAGGCTGGCCTTGCGTCTGCCCGCATTGGCGCAAAGACGTTAGTCGTAACGATTAATTTAGATATGGTGGCCTTCATGCCATGTAACCCCTCTATTGGGGGGCCGGCAAAAGGAACCGTTGTTAGAGAAATAGATGCTTTAGGCGGAGAAATGGCTAAGAACTTGGATAAAACCTATATTCAAATGCGTATGCTGAATACAGGAAAAGGGCCTGCAGTCAGAGCGTTGCGTGCACAGGCTGATAAGTTTGCCTATCAGCATGAAATGAAGAAGACTCTTGAAAGTGAACCAAACCTTACTCTTATCCAAGGAATGGTTGAACAACTAATCGTTGAAGATGGTGTATGTAAAGGAGTTATCACTCAAACAGGCGCTGTCTATCATTCGAAAACTGTAATTATTACAACGGGAACTTTTTTAAGAGGAGAAATTATCCTAGGTGAACTAAAATATTCAAGCGGTCCGAACAATCAGCAGCCTTCTATCAAGCTCTCTGAGCATCTAGAGGAAATCGGCTTTGAATTAGAACGCTTTAAAACAGGAACGCCTCCTCGAGTGAACAGCAATACGATTGATTACAGTAAAACAGAAATTCAGCCTGGTGATGATACACCGCTTGCTTTTTCATATGAAACGACAAAATATATAACAGACCAGCTGCCATGCTGGCTAACCTATACAAGTGAACGTACACACCAAATTATCGAGGCTAACCTGCATCGTTCTCCGATGTATTCTGGAATGATCCAAGGGAAGGGGCCGCGTTATTGCCCATCCATTGAGGATAAGATTGTTCGCTTTAACGATAAGCCGCGCCACCAAATTTTCCTGGAGCCTGAAGGGCGAAATACGCAAGAGGTCTATGTTCAAGGCTTATCGACAAGCTTGCCTGAGGAAGTGCAGCATGACTTGATCCGCAGTGTTCCTGGATTGGAAAATGCCAAGATGATGCGTGCGGGCTATGCGATTGAATATGATTCCGTCCGACCGACTCAGCTTTGGCCAACACTAGAGACGAAAAGGGTAAAGAATCTATATACAGCTGGGCAAATTAATGGCACTTCAGGGTATGAAGAAGCAGGGGCACAGGGCCTTTTAGCTGGAATCAATGCGGCGATGAACGTATTTGGCAAGGAAGAAATCATTTTGAGCCGTTCGGATGCCTATATTGGGGTTATGATTGATGACCTGATTACAAAAGGAACGCAGGAGCCATACCGATTACTTACTTCCCGTGCGGAATACCGTTTATTGCTTCGCCACGATAATGCCGATCTGCGGTTAACTGAGATTGGACATTCCGTTGGTCTTATTAGTGAAGAACGCTATCAAAAGTTCCTTGCTAAAAAACAAGCAATTGAAAATGAAATTGAGCGGTTAAAAGGGATTATTCTCAAGCCTTCAAAAGAAGTTCAGGAAATAATCAAGAGTCTCGGAGGCAGCGAATTAAAAGACGGTATCCGGGCCTCAGACCTGCTGAAAAGGCCAGAGATGTCTTATGAGCATATTTGGCAGCTCGCTCCTGGCGAAGAAAAGCTGGACCATGAAGTGGAAGAGCAAGTGGAGATTCAAATTAAATATGAAGGCTATATTGATAAATCACTGCAGCAGGTAGAACGATTAAAGAAAATGGAAGACAAAAGAATCCCAGAGAATATTGATTATGATGCGATTAATGGTCTGGCAAAAGAAGCAAAACATAATTTAAAAGAAGTAATGCCTTTATCCATCGCGCAAGCCTCTAGAATTTCAGGGGTAAATCCTGCTGATATTTCTATTTTGCTTATTTATATTGAACAGGGCCGAATTGCAAAGGTCACAAACGAATAA
- the rsmG gene encoding 16S rRNA (guanine(527)-N(7))-methyltransferase RsmG yields the protein MNTEQFIEALTAKGISLSPQQLDQYEKYFTLLVEWNEKMNLTAITDKPEVYLKHFYDSITAAFYFDFTKPFHICDVGAGAGFPSLPIKIAFPELRVTIVDSLNKRIGFLEHLTKELGLKDVQLIHDRAETFGQKKEHRESYDVVTARAVARLSVLSELCMPLVKVGGTFIAMKGASAKEELEVGKKAISILGGKLHQSFSFTLPQEDSERNLLIIHKEKATPKKYPRKPGTPNKTPIE from the coding sequence ATGAATACAGAACAATTTATTGAAGCGCTGACGGCGAAGGGGATCTCCCTCTCGCCTCAGCAATTAGATCAATATGAGAAATATTTTACTTTATTAGTGGAATGGAACGAGAAAATGAACCTGACGGCGATTACAGATAAGCCAGAGGTTTATTTAAAGCATTTTTATGATTCAATCACTGCAGCCTTTTATTTTGACTTTACAAAGCCATTTCATATTTGTGATGTAGGAGCGGGTGCAGGGTTCCCAAGTCTTCCGATAAAAATAGCTTTTCCAGAGCTGAGGGTTACGATTGTCGACTCTCTTAATAAACGGATTGGCTTTTTAGAGCATTTAACAAAGGAACTAGGCTTGAAGGACGTTCAATTAATTCATGACCGAGCGGAAACATTTGGCCAGAAAAAAGAGCACCGCGAATCATATGATGTCGTTACAGCCCGTGCAGTTGCAAGGCTTTCTGTTTTAAGTGAGCTATGTATGCCACTAGTAAAGGTCGGTGGCACCTTTATCGCGATGAAGGGTGCTAGTGCTAAAGAAGAACTAGAAGTGGGGAAAAAGGCCATTTCCATCCTAGGTGGAAAACTTCATCAATCATTTTCCTTTACACTCCCACAGGAAGATAGCGAACGCAATCTATTAATTATTCACAAAGAAAAAGCTACACCAAAGAAATATCCGAGGAAACCTGGTACTCCTAACAAGACTCCTATTGAATAG